The following proteins come from a genomic window of Pieris napi chromosome 15, ilPieNapi1.2, whole genome shotgun sequence:
- the LOC125056363 gene encoding LMBR1 domain-containing protein 2 homolog isoform X2: MYYTLFIIEIISALILAATLLYRYGDCYRNHIIVTVSVLTAWYFSFLIMFILPLDIAWTVYRTHQCLNTSTPLDATTLSLSSTTAAPAPQCPISWPDEVFPNLWRVVYWTSQCLTWLIMPMMQSYSKAGDFTVKGKLKSALVDNAIYYGSYLFICGILLIYLAFTSGVTLDRFKIKAIASSASNTWGLFLLILLLGYALVEVPRNLWNNSKKNYTLTYCYFKIAKLSTDKFEAEETIDDILESLNCITAAVDSGHPLYRHVETIVQKLPVQLRDKLGSRAPPERTPPPSLKSLINLHKKTIKALHVLQRTETQYTIMLERTYHLEDIAANCRSPDHRFQHTFQMARPKVQRIFYPPLVEWYWECFLKQYFLKTMAVVTGILSIMVVWSEVTFFNKEPVLSIFANIVSAAGKKFNYIAIVTISTLIICYIFYCAYSTVLKIRVLNLYYLAPHHQTNEYSLIFSGMMVCRLTPAMCLNFLGLIHLDSHIITQRIMETYYTQIMGHMDVLRIIAEGFNIYFPMLVILLCLATYFSLGSRLLSLCGFQQFVGDDEFTTDLVDEGRELVKREKRRRQRLEESTTRRRDYSERFTAYRPRDTDGERTDIHSYQRAELPYNRQDDIDRRFGESTLPTVRTEERRRDRLTIPPKGLFDDV, from the exons ATGTATTACACACTATTTATCATTGAAATTATTTCTGCGCTGATCCTTGCAGCAACCTTGCTATACAGATATGGAGACTGTTATAGGAATCACATAATTGTGACTGTGTCTGTGCTGACAGCATGGTATTTCTCATTTTTGATCATGTTTATTTTGCCACTGGACATAGCCTGG ACTGTGTATAGAACTCATCAATGTTTAAATACATCAACTCCGCTTGATGCAACCACTTTGAGTTTGAGTTCTACCACTGCAGCACCGGCACCTCAATGCCCAATATCCTGGCCAGATGAAGTTTTTCCAAATTTGTGGAGAGTAGTGTACTGGACATCACAATGCTTGacttg GTTAATAATGCCCATGATGCAATCATATAGTAAGGCAGGTGATTTCACTGTCAAAGGCAAACTAAAGTCGGCTTTAGTTGATAATGCAATATACTATGGgtcttatttgtttatatgtgGTATACTACTCATTTATCTGGCATTTACATCTGGAGTTACATTGGATcggtttaaaattaaagcaattgCATCATCTGCCAGTAATACATGGGGATTATTCCTATTGATCTTACTGCTTGGTTATGCACTAGTGGAAGTGCCAAGAAACTTATGGAATAactcaaagaaaaattatacattgaCATACTGCTATTTCAAGATTGCAAAACTGAGTACTGATAAATTTGAGGCTGAAGAAACAATTGACGATATTTTAGag agtttaaattgtataacaGCAGCCGTTGATTCAGGACACCCTTTGTACCGTCATGTTGAAACAATCGTCCAAAAGCTACCTGTACAACTAAGAGATAAACTGGGATCTAGGGCGCCTCCCGAACGGACACCACCGCCATCTTTGAAAAGccttattaatttacataaaaag aCTATAAAGGCTCTGCACGTACTCCAGCGCACTGAAACCCAATACACCATAATGCTTGAGAGAACCTACCATTTGGAAGACATCGCTGCCAACTGCAGATCACCCGACCATCGCTTCCAGCATACTTTTCAGATGGCCCGACCAAAGGTTCAAAGGATCTTCTATCCTCCATTAGTTG AATGGTACTGGGAGTGCTTTCTAAAGCAATACTTCTTGAAGACGATGGCCGTGGTGACGGGAATATTGTCAATAATGGTGGTATGGTCTGAAGTGACGTTCTTCAATAAGGAACCCGTTCTGTCTATTTTCGCTAACATCGTATCTGCGGCTGGAAAGAAATTCAACTATATCGCTATTGTG ACAATATCAACCCTAATTATATGCTACATATTCTACTGTGCCTACTCCACGGTACTGAAGATCCGGGTTCTGAACCTATACTACTTGGCTCCTCACCACCAGACCAATGAGTACAGTCTGATATTCTCCGGAATGATGGTGTGTCGTCTCACACCAGCTATGTGTCTTAACTTCCTTGGACTGATACATCTTGACTCGCATATTATTACTCAGAGGATTATGGAGACTTATTATACACAG ataatgGGTCACATGGACGTCCTTCGTATTATAGCTGAAggattcaatatttatttcccgATGTTAGTAATATTGCTATGCCTGGCTACGTATTTCTCTCTGGGTAGCAGGTTGCTTTCGTTATGTGGATTCCAGCAGTTTGTTGGAGATGATGAATTTACCACGGACTTGGTGGATGAAGGACGGGAACTTGTTAAGAGAG agAAACGTCGCCGTCAACGCCTTGAAGAATCTACGACACGTAGAAGGGACTATAGCGAACGGTTCACCGCTTACAGACCGAGGGATACGGATGGAG AACGGACAGACATCCACTCATACCAACGCGCAGAGTTGCCATACAACCGCCAAGATGACATTGACAGACGATTCGGCGAAAGTACTCTGCCAACTGTCAGAACTGAAGAAAGAAGGCGGGACAGATTAACTATTCCTCCCAAAGGATTGTTTGACGATGTGTAA
- the LOC125056553 gene encoding elongation of very long chain fatty acids protein 7-like, with translation MTTSNSSVTSVYDRLFVELADPRTNDWFLIKSPIPGLTIIGLYLYFTLKWGPRYMADKKPFQLQKTLVVYNFLQVLVSIFLFYEGLDAGWLRTYSWKCQPVDFSSTPEAMRVARGVYIYFLAKMTELLDTVFFVIRKKERQITFLHLYHHTVMPMISWGATKYYPGGHGTLIGVINSFVHIIMYSYYMMAALGPKYQRYLFWKKYITTMQMLQFCITFIHSSQLLFYECGYPRWSVVFTLPNSIFFYYLFYDFYYKAYGKPVKKAIVANGSVNESKTNGLSITNGAIPNGSHNGIDKKIE, from the exons ATGACAACATCAAACAGTTCAGTAACGAGTGTCTACGACCGCCTCTTCGTAGAATTAGCCG ATCCCAGAACAAATGATTGGTTCTTAATAAAGAGCCCCATACCAGGACTGACCATAATAGGACTATACCTTTACTTCACACTAAAATGGGGTCCCAGGTACATGGCCGACAAGAAACCCTTCCAACTGCAGAAGACCCTGGtggtttataactttttacaaGTTCTTGTCAGCATCTTCTTGTTTTATGAG GGTCTCGACGCAGGATGGTTGAGAACTTACAGTTGGAAATGTCAACCAGTTGATTTCTCATCAACACCGGAAGCTATGCGG GTAGCAAGAGGCGTCTACATTTATTTCCTTGCGAAAATGACTGAACTACTAGACACGGTATTCTTCGTAATACGAAAAAAGGAGAGACAAATCACATTCCTCCATTTGTACCATCACACAGTGATGCCCATGATATCATGGGGAGCTACGAAATATTACCCCGGGGGCCATGGGACATTGATCGGAGTTATTAACTCCTtcgtacatattattatgtactcATACTACATGATGGCCGCACTGGGTCCGAAATACCAGAGATATCTGTTCTGGAAGAAATATATTACGACGATGCAAATG CTTCAATTCTGCATCACGTTCATTCACTCCTCACAACTTCTGTTCTACGAGTGCGGATACCCACGCTGGTCGGTTGTCTTCACGCTTCCAAACTCCATCTTTTTCTACTATCTCTTCTACGACTTCTACTACAAAGCATACGGAAAACCAGTGAAGAAGGCCATTGTCGCAAATGGTTCAGTGAACGAGAGCAAAACAAACGGACTATCGATAACCAATGGTGCTATACCAAATGGTTCACACAAcggaatagataaaaaaatcgaataa
- the LOC125056363 gene encoding LMBR1 domain-containing protein 2 homolog isoform X1: MYYTLFIIEIISALILAATLLYRYGDCYRNHIIVTVSVLTAWYFSFLIMFILPLDIAWTVYRTHQCLNTSTPLDATTLSLSSTTAAPAPQCPISWPDEVFPNLWRVVYWTSQCLTWLIMPMMQSYSKAGDFTVKGKLKSALVDNAIYYGSYLFICGILLIYLAFTSGVTLDRFKIKAIASSASNTWGLFLLILLLGYALVEVPRNLWNNSKKNYTLTYCYFKIAKLSTDKFEAEETIDDILESLNCITAAVDSGHPLYRHVETIVQKLPVQLRDKLGSRAPPERTPPPSLKSLINLHKKTIKALHVLQRTETQYTIMLERTYHLEDIAANCRSPDHRFQHTFQMARPKVQRIFYPPLVEWYWECFLKQYFLKTMAVVTGILSIMVVWSEVTFFNKEPVLSIFANIVSAAGKKFNYIAIVTISTLIICYIFYCAYSTVLKIRVLNLYYLAPHHQTNEYSLIFSGMMVCRLTPAMCLNFLGLIHLDSHIITQRIMETYYTQIMGHMDVLRIIAEGFNIYFPMLVILLCLATYFSLGSRLLSLCGFQQFVGDDEFTTDLVDEGRELVKREKRRRQRLEESTTRRRDYSERFTAYRPRDTDGARTGLLHDIGSDHYASPERTDIHSYQRAELPYNRQDDIDRRFGESTLPTVRTEERRRDRLTIPPKGLFDDV; encoded by the exons ATGTATTACACACTATTTATCATTGAAATTATTTCTGCGCTGATCCTTGCAGCAACCTTGCTATACAGATATGGAGACTGTTATAGGAATCACATAATTGTGACTGTGTCTGTGCTGACAGCATGGTATTTCTCATTTTTGATCATGTTTATTTTGCCACTGGACATAGCCTGG ACTGTGTATAGAACTCATCAATGTTTAAATACATCAACTCCGCTTGATGCAACCACTTTGAGTTTGAGTTCTACCACTGCAGCACCGGCACCTCAATGCCCAATATCCTGGCCAGATGAAGTTTTTCCAAATTTGTGGAGAGTAGTGTACTGGACATCACAATGCTTGacttg GTTAATAATGCCCATGATGCAATCATATAGTAAGGCAGGTGATTTCACTGTCAAAGGCAAACTAAAGTCGGCTTTAGTTGATAATGCAATATACTATGGgtcttatttgtttatatgtgGTATACTACTCATTTATCTGGCATTTACATCTGGAGTTACATTGGATcggtttaaaattaaagcaattgCATCATCTGCCAGTAATACATGGGGATTATTCCTATTGATCTTACTGCTTGGTTATGCACTAGTGGAAGTGCCAAGAAACTTATGGAATAactcaaagaaaaattatacattgaCATACTGCTATTTCAAGATTGCAAAACTGAGTACTGATAAATTTGAGGCTGAAGAAACAATTGACGATATTTTAGag agtttaaattgtataacaGCAGCCGTTGATTCAGGACACCCTTTGTACCGTCATGTTGAAACAATCGTCCAAAAGCTACCTGTACAACTAAGAGATAAACTGGGATCTAGGGCGCCTCCCGAACGGACACCACCGCCATCTTTGAAAAGccttattaatttacataaaaag aCTATAAAGGCTCTGCACGTACTCCAGCGCACTGAAACCCAATACACCATAATGCTTGAGAGAACCTACCATTTGGAAGACATCGCTGCCAACTGCAGATCACCCGACCATCGCTTCCAGCATACTTTTCAGATGGCCCGACCAAAGGTTCAAAGGATCTTCTATCCTCCATTAGTTG AATGGTACTGGGAGTGCTTTCTAAAGCAATACTTCTTGAAGACGATGGCCGTGGTGACGGGAATATTGTCAATAATGGTGGTATGGTCTGAAGTGACGTTCTTCAATAAGGAACCCGTTCTGTCTATTTTCGCTAACATCGTATCTGCGGCTGGAAAGAAATTCAACTATATCGCTATTGTG ACAATATCAACCCTAATTATATGCTACATATTCTACTGTGCCTACTCCACGGTACTGAAGATCCGGGTTCTGAACCTATACTACTTGGCTCCTCACCACCAGACCAATGAGTACAGTCTGATATTCTCCGGAATGATGGTGTGTCGTCTCACACCAGCTATGTGTCTTAACTTCCTTGGACTGATACATCTTGACTCGCATATTATTACTCAGAGGATTATGGAGACTTATTATACACAG ataatgGGTCACATGGACGTCCTTCGTATTATAGCTGAAggattcaatatttatttcccgATGTTAGTAATATTGCTATGCCTGGCTACGTATTTCTCTCTGGGTAGCAGGTTGCTTTCGTTATGTGGATTCCAGCAGTTTGTTGGAGATGATGAATTTACCACGGACTTGGTGGATGAAGGACGGGAACTTGTTAAGAGAG agAAACGTCGCCGTCAACGCCTTGAAGAATCTACGACACGTAGAAGGGACTATAGCGAACGGTTCACCGCTTACAGACCGAGGGATACGGATGGAG CCCGCACCGGGCTTCTTCACGATATTGGTTCGGACCACTACGCCTCACCAGAACGGACAGACATCCACTCATACCAACGCGCAGAGTTGCCATACAACCGCCAAGATGACATTGACAGACGATTCGGCGAAAGTACTCTGCCAACTGTCAGAACTGAAGAAAGAAGGCGGGACAGATTAACTATTCCTCCCAAAGGATTGTTTGACGATGTGTAA